A section of the Leptotrichia buccalis C-1013-b genome encodes:
- a CDS encoding VanW family protein has translation MSNGNRRRNFCDIHPFYYTISLHKEIAKRNIKDFFSKEKFAKTKKEEKLPNIISTHSSNIIRKGKGIDPILQENKAVNLELASSKINGIIIRPGETFSFWKTVGKATRKKGYKAGRIISKGKIKPGIGGGLCNLGNTINWLILHSPLEIVELHTHSDALDPSAEKNRIPFSSGTSVSYNYIDYRFKNNSDQNIQLFVWCEDGKLKAELRSETEFPWKYELVEENHHFRKKGDKYYRSSKIYRNAIEKTTENILSKELIWDNNSMVMYDYDLIPKELIKEEK, from the coding sequence ATGTCAAATGGAAATAGAAGAAGAAATTTTTGTGATATTCACCCATTTTATTACACAATTTCTCTTCACAAGGAAATCGCAAAGCGAAACATAAAAGATTTTTTCTCAAAAGAAAAATTTGCAAAAACTAAAAAAGAAGAAAAATTACCAAATATCATTTCAACTCACAGTTCTAACATCATAAGAAAAGGAAAAGGAATCGACCCAATTCTTCAAGAAAACAAGGCAGTGAATCTGGAACTGGCAAGCAGCAAAATTAACGGAATAATAATTCGTCCAGGTGAAACTTTCTCTTTCTGGAAAACAGTTGGAAAAGCAACAAGAAAAAAAGGCTATAAAGCAGGACGTATCATATCAAAAGGGAAAATAAAGCCTGGAATCGGTGGAGGACTTTGTAATCTTGGAAATACGATAAATTGGCTAATTTTGCACAGTCCGTTAGAAATAGTGGAACTTCACACTCATTCTGACGCTCTGGATCCAAGTGCAGAAAAAAACAGAATTCCATTCAGCTCAGGAACATCAGTTTCATACAATTACATCGATTACCGATTTAAAAATAATTCCGACCAGAATATACAATTATTTGTATGGTGTGAAGATGGGAAATTAAAGGCGGAATTAAGAAGTGAAACAGAATTTCCTTGGAAATATGAATTAGTTGAAGAAAATCATCATTTTAGAAAAAAAGGCGATAAATACTACAGAAGCTCTAAAATTTATAGAAATGCCATTGAAAAAACAACAGAAAATATCTTGAGTAAGGAACTTATCTGGGACAACAATTCGATGGTAATGTATGATTATGATTTAATTCCAAAAGAATTGATAAAAGAAGAAAAATAA
- a CDS encoding AtpZ/AtpI family protein, giving the protein MNFENEKNNLENNNNKDLTNDKIIDEEEKRKQRLFEIEKKLGRHNDEKEIKNKRNSKVMKYFALATNMVYILALPILIMLGFYMLLKRYLFKTDQPLVLIVFLIIGAVSGYWSLIKQVNNIK; this is encoded by the coding sequence ATGAATTTTGAAAATGAAAAAAATAATTTAGAAAATAATAACAATAAAGATTTAACTAATGATAAAATAATTGATGAAGAAGAAAAAAGAAAACAGAGACTTTTTGAAATAGAAAAAAAACTGGGTAGGCATAATGATGAAAAAGAAATAAAAAACAAAAGAAATAGTAAAGTTATGAAATATTTTGCACTTGCTACAAATATGGTTTATATTTTAGCCTTGCCAATATTAATTATGTTAGGATTTTATATGCTATTAAAAAGATACTTGTTTAAGACAGATCAGCCACTTGTTTTAATTGTATTTTTAATAATAGGGGCAGTTTCAGGATACTGGTCACTTATAAAACAAGTGAACAATATAAAATAA
- a CDS encoding HAD hydrolase-like protein: MDSLYIHDAKKPSVPNYLKSLEMLNLKKKEAVVIGDQVFTDVLGANRSGIASILVKYMDKGNEIKIGKRRQLEKIILGFYKRSKKYQNRIGNIVKEKE; the protein is encoded by the coding sequence ATTGATTCACTTTACATACACGATGCCAAAAAGCCAAGTGTTCCAAATTATTTAAAATCGCTGGAAATGTTAAATTTGAAAAAGAAAGAAGCTGTGGTTATAGGCGATCAGGTTTTTACAGATGTTTTGGGAGCTAACAGAAGCGGTATAGCTAGTATTCTTGTAAAATATATGGATAAGGGCAATGAGATTAAAATTGGTAAAAGAAGGCAGCTGGAAAAAATAATTCTTGGATTTTATAAAAGAAGTAAAAAATATCAAAATAGAATTGGAAATATTGTAAAAGAGAAGGAGTAA
- a CDS encoding YebC/PmpR family DNA-binding transcriptional regulator, which yields MGRHGTIAGRKEAQDKKRAASFTKLVRLITVAARGGENPEFNVALKHAIEKAKAINMPNDNINRAIKKGAGTDGSTAFETLNYEGYGPAGVAIIVEALTDNKNRTASSVKMAFDRNGGNLGVSGSVSYMFGRKGEIIIEKTDDIDEEALMEVALEAGMEDMETLEDSFYITTETANFDTVADALRNTGYTLLEADIQYLPSIEVDTLGEEDLQKLKKLIDALENDDDVQKVHHNYAGEL from the coding sequence ATGGGAAGACATGGTACAATAGCAGGGCGTAAAGAAGCACAGGATAAAAAAAGAGCCGCATCATTCACAAAACTTGTCAGACTTATAACAGTAGCAGCAAGAGGTGGAGAAAATCCTGAATTTAATGTTGCCCTCAAACATGCAATCGAAAAAGCAAAGGCAATTAATATGCCTAATGACAACATTAATAGAGCAATCAAGAAAGGAGCAGGAACTGACGGTTCAACAGCCTTTGAAACATTAAATTACGAAGGTTACGGACCTGCAGGAGTTGCAATCATTGTAGAAGCTCTTACAGATAACAAAAATAGAACAGCTTCATCTGTAAAGATGGCTTTTGATAGAAATGGTGGAAACCTTGGAGTTTCTGGATCAGTTTCATATATGTTCGGAAGAAAAGGTGAAATTATCATCGAAAAAACTGACGACATTGATGAGGAAGCATTGATGGAAGTGGCACTTGAGGCTGGAATGGAAGATATGGAAACTTTGGAAGACAGTTTTTACATCACAACCGAAACAGCGAACTTTGACACAGTGGCAGACGCCTTAAGAAATACAGGATACACATTACTGGAAGCAGATATTCAATATTTGCCGTCTATCGAAGTTGACACTCTTGGCGAAGAAGATTTACAAAAACTAAAAAAATTAATTGACGCTCTGGAAAATGATGATGATGTTCAAAAAGTTCATCATAACTACGCTGGAGAATTATAA
- a CDS encoding tRNA1(Val) (adenine(37)-N6)-methyltransferase: protein MKKNGEETVTPIKNMKIIQRNDFQNFTLDSVLLADFVKINRKTKKILDIGTGCGIIALLLAQRSKAQITGIELQETMAEITIRNINGNKFENQVKIINEDIKNYKNIFNRDEFDTIVTNPPYFEFTGDISQTNNLEQLANARHNINLTLEEIIKISSYLLKNMGSFSIVFRSERLVEVLSLLQKYNLEPKRMKNCYTKWNENSKICLLEAIKNAKKGFSIEMPIFVYDENGERSEYVENLYK, encoded by the coding sequence ATGAAAAAAAACGGAGAAGAAACAGTTACTCCAATAAAAAATATGAAAATCATTCAACGAAATGACTTTCAAAACTTTACACTTGATTCTGTCTTGCTTGCAGACTTTGTAAAAATTAATCGAAAAACTAAAAAAATCCTTGATATTGGGACTGGCTGTGGAATTATCGCTTTACTTCTGGCACAGCGGTCAAAAGCTCAAATTACAGGCATAGAATTACAAGAAACAATGGCGGAAATTACCATAAGAAATATTAATGGCAATAAATTTGAAAATCAGGTTAAAATAATAAACGAAGATATAAAAAATTATAAAAATATTTTTAACCGTGACGAATTTGACACCATCGTTACAAATCCCCCATATTTTGAATTTACTGGCGATATTTCCCAAACAAACAATTTGGAACAACTGGCAAACGCAAGACATAATATTAATTTAACACTTGAAGAAATAATAAAAATTTCTTCTTACTTATTAAAAAATATGGGAAGTTTCTCAATTGTATTCCGAAGCGAACGTCTAGTAGAAGTTCTATCGCTTTTACAAAAATATAATTTAGAGCCAAAACGAATGAAAAACTGCTATACAAAATGGAATGAAAACTCAAAAATTTGCCTTTTAGAAGCAATAAAAAATGCAAAGAAAGGATTTTCTATTGAAATGCCAATTTTTGTTTATGATGAAAATGGAGAAAGAAGTGAATATGTTGAGAATTTGTATAAATAA
- the fucO gene encoding lactaldehyde reductase codes for MAQRIILNEVSYHGFGAINHITEEVKKNKFKKAFICTDKGLLEFGGVSKITDLLDKENLAYEVFSDIQPNPTIENVKDGVEKYKSSGADYIIAIGGGSPMDTAKAVAIIINNPEFSDVRSLEGVADTKNKCVPIIAVATTAGTAAEVTINYVITDVEKDRKFVCVDPHDLPIIAIVDPGMMTSMPKELTAATGLDALTHAIEGFTTKAAWEMTDMFHLKAIELIAKYLRSAVNNEPEGREKMALASYLAGMGFSNVGLGIVHSMAHPLGAFYGTSHGIANAIILPTVMEYNAEFTGEKFKAIAKAFGVKHTRKMSPEEYRKAAIDKVKELASDVGIPNNLKGIMDIKDLDFIAESALNDVCTGGNPRDTNLEDIKELYKKLL; via the coding sequence ATGGCACAAAGAATTATTTTGAATGAAGTTTCGTATCATGGTTTTGGAGCAATAAACCACATTACAGAAGAAGTAAAGAAAAATAAATTCAAAAAAGCATTTATATGTACAGATAAGGGGCTTTTAGAGTTTGGAGGAGTATCAAAAATTACAGATTTACTAGATAAAGAAAATTTAGCGTATGAAGTTTTTTCTGATATTCAACCAAATCCAACTATTGAAAATGTAAAAGATGGTGTTGAAAAATATAAGTCTTCAGGTGCTGACTACATTATCGCAATTGGTGGAGGTTCACCAATGGATACTGCAAAAGCAGTTGCCATTATTATAAATAATCCAGAATTTTCTGATGTAAGAAGTCTTGAAGGTGTTGCAGACACTAAAAATAAATGTGTACCAATTATCGCTGTTGCAACAACAGCTGGAACTGCTGCAGAAGTTACAATTAACTATGTAATCACAGATGTTGAAAAAGACAGAAAATTTGTCTGTGTAGATCCCCACGATTTACCAATTATAGCAATTGTTGACCCTGGAATGATGACAAGCATGCCAAAGGAACTTACTGCTGCAACTGGACTAGATGCCTTAACTCATGCAATTGAAGGATTTACAACAAAAGCTGCTTGGGAAATGACTGACATGTTCCATTTAAAAGCCATTGAATTAATTGCAAAATATTTGAGAAGTGCTGTAAATAATGAACCTGAAGGACGTGAAAAAATGGCACTTGCTTCATATTTAGCTGGAATGGGATTCTCAAATGTAGGACTTGGAATTGTACACTCAATGGCACATCCACTAGGAGCATTTTATGGTACTTCACATGGAATTGCAAACGCAATAATTCTTCCAACTGTAATGGAATACAATGCTGAATTTACTGGAGAAAAATTTAAAGCTATCGCAAAAGCATTTGGCGTAAAACATACAAGAAAAATGTCGCCAGAAGAATATAGAAAAGCTGCAATTGACAAAGTAAAAGAACTAGCAAGCGATGTTGGGATTCCAAACAACCTAAAAGGGATTATGGATATAAAAGATTTGGACTTTATTGCTGAATCTGCATTAAATGACGTTTGTACAGGTGGAAATCCACGAGATACAAATTTAGAAGATATAAAAGAATTATATAAAAAATTATTATAG
- the pncB gene encoding nicotinate phosphoribosyltransferase, protein MKLKPIITSLLDTDFYKFNMNQVIFHKHTDLVGEYHFKCRTPGIVFTEEMLKEINEQIDHLCSLRFTNEELNYLSSIRFIKSDYVEFLRLWHPIKDYVTTALQNGELKVIVSGPLFSAMQFEIYLLEIINEVYFRMKFDYDELLISAKEKLEKKILDFKNKKYNFKFAEFGCRRRLSREWQEEAVKKLSSEIQNMVGTSNVFLAMKYNLVPIGTYAHEYVQMYQGIDSIPLSYTNHYALKDWYDEYKGDNGTALTDTITTDLFLRDFDRSMVNNYTGVRHDSGDPYIWAEKILNHYKKYGTDSKTKTLLFSDSLNFDEAEKLYQKFKDKAKISFGIGTFITNDTKEKPLNIVIKLQYVNGRPVAKLSDVETKVMCDNEKYLKYLKASVKFRLEREHEY, encoded by the coding sequence ATGAAACTAAAACCTATTATAACATCTTTACTTGATACAGATTTTTACAAATTTAACATGAATCAGGTAATATTTCATAAGCACACAGATTTAGTCGGAGAATATCACTTTAAATGTCGAACTCCAGGAATTGTCTTTACTGAAGAAATGTTAAAAGAAATAAATGAACAAATTGACCATTTATGTAGTTTGCGATTTACGAATGAAGAATTAAATTATTTGAGTTCGATAAGATTTATTAAATCAGACTATGTTGAATTTTTGAGATTATGGCACCCAATTAAAGATTATGTTACTACAGCACTTCAAAATGGTGAACTTAAAGTTATTGTCAGCGGTCCGCTTTTTAGTGCTATGCAATTTGAAATTTACTTGCTTGAAATTATTAATGAAGTATATTTTAGAATGAAATTTGACTACGACGAACTGCTTATTTCAGCAAAAGAAAAATTGGAGAAAAAAATTTTAGATTTTAAAAATAAAAAATATAATTTTAAATTTGCTGAATTTGGCTGCAGAAGAAGACTTTCAAGAGAATGGCAAGAAGAAGCAGTGAAAAAATTATCCAGCGAAATTCAAAATATGGTTGGAACTTCCAATGTATTTTTGGCAATGAAATATAATCTAGTGCCAATCGGAACTTATGCTCACGAGTATGTCCAAATGTATCAAGGAATCGACTCCATTCCACTATCTTACACAAATCACTACGCCTTAAAAGACTGGTATGATGAATACAAGGGAGACAACGGCACAGCGCTTACAGACACAATAACAACAGATTTATTTTTAAGGGATTTTGACAGAAGCATGGTAAACAACTACACAGGAGTGCGGCACGATTCGGGAGATCCGTATATCTGGGCTGAAAAAATATTAAATCACTACAAAAAATACGGAACAGACTCAAAAACAAAAACACTTTTATTTAGCGATTCGCTAAATTTTGACGAAGCTGAAAAACTATATCAGAAATTTAAAGACAAAGCAAAAATTTCTTTTGGAATAGGAACATTTATAACTAATGACACCAAAGAAAAACCGCTAAATATCGTAATTAAACTTCAATACGTAAACGGAAGACCTGTCGCTAAATTAAGTGATGTGGAAACCAAAGTAATGTGTGATAACGAAAAATACTTAAAATATCTGAAAGCGTCGGTAAAATTTAGGCTGGAAAGAGAACACGAGTATTAA
- the nadE gene encoding NAD(+) synthase yields the protein MKKEKDKIIDWIKKYFEENGKNCKAVVGISGGTDSSVVAALCVAALGRENVIGVLMPKGTQHDIDFSKKLVEFLQIKHYEINVEKPVNDLKELIFSQIGVDPDEFDAYKTNQPARIRMAVLYGISAVIGGRVANTCNLSEDYVGYSTKFGDAAGDFSPISDFTKTEVRKLGAELGLPEMFLKKVPEDGMSGKSDEEKLGFSYEVLDKYIRTGTISDLKVKEKIDYLHKINLHKILPMPKYKKGDE from the coding sequence ATGAAAAAAGAAAAAGATAAAATTATCGACTGGATTAAAAAATATTTTGAAGAAAATGGGAAAAACTGTAAAGCTGTCGTAGGAATTTCAGGAGGAACGGATTCCTCAGTTGTAGCGGCACTTTGTGTGGCAGCCTTGGGACGGGAAAACGTAATAGGAGTTCTTATGCCGAAAGGAACACAGCACGACATTGATTTTTCAAAAAAATTAGTGGAATTTTTACAAATAAAGCACTATGAAATAAATGTTGAAAAACCCGTAAATGATTTAAAAGAGCTGATTTTTTCACAAATAGGAGTAGATCCTGATGAATTTGATGCTTACAAAACGAATCAGCCCGCCAGAATACGAATGGCTGTACTGTACGGAATTTCTGCTGTTATCGGAGGAAGAGTAGCTAATACTTGTAATTTATCCGAAGATTATGTGGGATATTCGACAAAATTTGGAGATGCCGCTGGAGATTTTTCACCGATTTCCGATTTTACAAAAACTGAAGTGCGAAAATTGGGAGCAGAACTGGGACTTCCTGAAATGTTTTTAAAAAAAGTTCCTGAAGACGGCATGAGCGGAAAATCTGATGAAGAAAAATTGGGATTTAGTTATGAAGTTTTGGACAAATATATAAGAACGGGGACTATTTCAGATTTAAAAGTAAAAGAAAAAATAGATTATTTACATAAAATTAATTTACATAAAATACTGCCTATGCCTAAGTATAAAAAAGGAGATGAATAA
- a CDS encoding fructose bisphosphate aldolase, translating into MKERLERMRNGKGFIAALDQSGGSTPKALKLYGIDESEYSNDTEMFDLIHKMRTRIIKSPAFSDKKIVGAILFEQTMDRKIDDKYTADFLWEEKGVLPFLKVDKGLEELEDGVQIMKPMPGLDELLKRANERHIFGTKMRSVIKKASQTGIAKVIDQQFEVADKIIAAGLVPIIEPEVDIHNVDKAECETILKNEIKKHLDKLPETSNVMLKVTLPTVENFYEDLTEHPRVVRVVALSGGYPREKANEILAKNKGVIASFSRALTEGLSAQQSDDEFDKDLAKAIKEIYEASVK; encoded by the coding sequence ATGAAAGAAAGATTAGAAAGAATGAGAAATGGAAAAGGATTTATTGCAGCCTTGGATCAAAGTGGTGGAAGTACTCCGAAAGCATTGAAATTATACGGAATTGATGAAAGCGAATACTCTAATGATACAGAAATGTTTGACTTAATTCATAAAATGAGAACAAGAATCATAAAAAGTCCTGCTTTTAGTGATAAAAAGATTGTAGGAGCTATTTTGTTTGAGCAAACTATGGACAGAAAAATTGATGACAAATATACAGCTGACTTTTTGTGGGAAGAAAAAGGAGTTTTGCCATTCTTAAAAGTTGATAAAGGGCTTGAAGAATTAGAGGATGGAGTTCAGATAATGAAGCCTATGCCAGGATTGGATGAACTTTTGAAGAGAGCGAACGAAAGACATATTTTTGGAACAAAAATGCGTTCTGTTATAAAAAAGGCATCACAAACAGGAATTGCAAAAGTTATAGATCAGCAATTTGAAGTTGCAGATAAAATTATTGCAGCAGGACTTGTTCCAATAATTGAACCAGAAGTAGATATTCACAATGTTGATAAGGCGGAATGTGAAACAATTTTGAAAAATGAAATCAAAAAACATCTTGATAAATTGCCTGAAACTTCAAATGTTATGTTAAAAGTAACATTGCCAACAGTTGAAAACTTTTATGAAGATTTAACAGAACATCCAAGAGTAGTGAGAGTTGTTGCATTATCAGGAGGTTATCCAAGAGAAAAAGCAAACGAAATTCTTGCTAAAAATAAAGGAGTTATCGCAAGTTTCTCAAGAGCATTAACTGAAGGGTTGTCAGCACAGCAAAGTGATGATGAATTTGATAAAGATTTGGCAAAAGCTATTAAAGAAATTTATGAAGCTTCTGTAAAATAA
- a CDS encoding class I SAM-dependent methyltransferase: MGCGTGEFIWRFLKDGFSVIGVDLSEKMLEISEKKLKEKNLKNNNYSLINENIINYENKKNKKNNKSEINQVDYIICNFDTVNYLKNEKEFLKFIEKCNRNLKKGGYLIFDAVTEDIFEEIFENDIFLDEELEYTSIWRHEKLGKRKHLVEIDLFIRENKNDNLFRKYNEVQNKFIYEPEWIVETVQNKGFEIFDTASNPEFGESRIFFVLKKL; this comes from the coding sequence TTGGGATGTGGGACTGGGGAATTTATATGGAGATTTTTGAAAGATGGATTTTCAGTTATTGGAGTGGATTTGTCAGAAAAAATGCTGGAAATTTCTGAAAAAAAATTAAAAGAGAAAAATTTGAAAAATAATAACTATAGTCTGATAAACGAAAATATTATAAATTATGAAAATAAAAAAAATAAAAAAAATAATAAAAGTGAAATAAATCAGGTTGATTATATTATTTGTAATTTTGATACGGTAAATTATTTGAAAAATGAAAAGGAATTTTTGAAATTTATTGAGAAATGTAATCGGAATTTGAAAAAAGGTGGATATTTGATTTTTGATGCTGTGACGGAAGATATTTTTGAAGAAATATTTGAAAATGATATATTTTTGGATGAAGAGCTTGAATATACAAGTATTTGGCGGCATGAAAAGTTAGGCAAAAGAAAACATCTTGTGGAAATTGATTTATTCATTCGTGAAAATAAAAATGATAATTTGTTCAGAAAATATAACGAAGTTCAAAACAAATTTATTTATGAGCCTGAATGGATTGTGGAAACTGTGCAGAATAAAGGATTTGAAATATTTGATACAGCTTCTAATCCTGAATTTGGGGAAAGCAGAATATTTTTTGTTTTAAAAAAATTATAA
- a CDS encoding peptidylprolyl isomerase: protein MKKIVILFSILMLLIVNVANAKRNKTKKTRNTEENKKVEKVEIGSKKFNKIMEEFRLEATIKTTKGDISFYLYPEAAPKNVANFVFLAKKNFYNNLPFHRVIPNGLVQGGDHKGDGTGTTGYYVNDEFVKWLNFNYAGILALANSGPNTNSSQFFITMQAISSLDGKHTIIGGTKTREDLGIVRLLRQGDKILDIEIKGKNVNRFLDYFPNEVAEWESKLEKPSLSNE, encoded by the coding sequence ATGAAAAAAATAGTAATACTATTTAGCATTTTAATGTTATTAATTGTAAATGTTGCAAATGCTAAAAGAAACAAAACCAAAAAAACAAGAAATACAGAAGAAAATAAAAAAGTAGAAAAAGTAGAAATAGGAAGTAAAAAATTTAATAAAATAATGGAAGAATTTCGGCTGGAAGCAACTATAAAAACTACAAAAGGGGATATTTCATTTTACTTATATCCTGAAGCAGCTCCTAAAAATGTCGCAAATTTTGTATTTCTGGCAAAGAAAAATTTTTATAATAATTTACCTTTCCATCGAGTTATTCCGAATGGATTAGTGCAAGGCGGAGATCATAAAGGTGATGGAACGGGAACAACAGGTTATTATGTAAATGATGAATTTGTGAAATGGCTAAATTTTAATTATGCAGGAATATTAGCTTTGGCAAATTCTGGGCCTAATACTAATAGTAGCCAATTTTTTATAACAATGCAAGCTATAAGTAGTTTGGACGGGAAGCATACTATCATTGGTGGAACAAAAACACGTGAAGATTTAGGAATAGTAAGATTATTAAGACAAGGTGATAAAATCTTAGATATCGAAATCAAAGGAAAAAATGTCAATAGATTTTTAGATTATTTCCCAAATGAAGTTGCAGAATGGGAAAGTAAATTAGAAAAACCTTCCCTTTCAAACGAATAA
- a CDS encoding adenylyltransferase/cytidyltransferase family protein: MKKYKTGLVLGRFQTFHKGHEYIINKALEICSKVLVFIGSSDKYGTQENPFSYELRKKLIKKIYENEIKKNQLIIFPLADLGAGNVTEWGDYLFNEAEKLIGKVDCIVYGKESKCQSWFSEEIRTSVNFIPVSRDDIKINASTLRKYMKENNFEKWKKFINEKNWDEFEKMREILIEI, translated from the coding sequence ATGAAAAAATATAAAACAGGTTTAGTTTTAGGAAGATTCCAAACATTTCACAAAGGGCACGAATACATTATAAATAAAGCTCTTGAAATATGTAGCAAAGTTTTGGTATTTATAGGTTCTAGCGATAAATATGGAACCCAAGAAAATCCTTTTTCCTATGAATTAAGAAAAAAACTGATAAAAAAAATTTACGAAAATGAAATAAAAAAGAATCAATTAATAATTTTTCCACTAGCTGATTTAGGTGCAGGAAATGTTACCGAATGGGGAGATTATCTTTTTAACGAAGCGGAAAAATTAATAGGAAAAGTTGACTGTATCGTGTATGGCAAAGAATCCAAATGTCAAAGCTGGTTTAGCGAAGAAATCAGGACTTCTGTGAATTTTATTCCAGTTTCCAGAGATGATATAAAAATAAATGCTTCCACCTTGAGAAAATATATGAAAGAAAATAATTTTGAAAAATGGAAAAAATTTATAAACGAAAAGAATTGGGATGAATTTGAAAAAATGAGAGAAATTTTGATTGAAATATAA
- a CDS encoding OmpP1/FadL family transporter — translation MKLKIAIISILTAIFANAASIDYLSNNSASYFQNPSQAGKISVEGVFYNPAGTAFVDDGTYVNLNMQNSMVEESMSLKGKKMKSHRYAGAPSFNILHKKDNYSIFGNLSVIAGGATLRYNNGVAGIELAGDTFNNLTGGRLGAKVVKNRFTGQNRYYQLMLSGAYKINDNFSIAGGLKYIYAHRKLDGEAEYGYNSAVGNAIGLSRNHLSMNSRRDADGFGGIIGLDYKPTDTLNFALKYETPVKLKFKSKAQENDKMIFRGMPLGISFFYPEYADGVHSRRDLPGVLALGVSKDINKWTLSGGYTHYFNRTAKMDRFKYDDGYEINFGADYKINEKFTWHAGFNYANTGAKKESFSDVEFAINSQIYATGITYKPTDASEWKFGIAHVNYNSSNGKREKTSLPGIYIDKSKVKYDKSINVFTLGYTHKF, via the coding sequence ATGAAACTAAAAATAGCGATTATATCAATTTTAACTGCAATCTTTGCGAATGCGGCAAGTATTGACTATTTGTCAAACAACTCCGCTTCATACTTTCAAAATCCATCTCAGGCTGGAAAAATTTCTGTAGAAGGTGTTTTTTACAATCCAGCTGGAACTGCATTTGTAGATGATGGAACTTATGTAAATTTAAATATGCAAAACTCCATGGTCGAAGAATCAATGTCTTTAAAAGGGAAAAAAATGAAATCCCACAGATATGCAGGAGCACCATCTTTCAATATTTTACACAAAAAAGACAACTATTCAATTTTTGGAAATTTAAGTGTCATTGCAGGTGGAGCGACTCTCCGTTACAATAATGGAGTTGCTGGAATTGAGCTTGCTGGAGATACTTTCAACAATTTGACAGGCGGAAGGCTTGGAGCAAAAGTTGTAAAGAATCGTTTTACTGGGCAAAATCGTTATTATCAATTAATGCTTAGCGGAGCTTATAAAATTAATGATAACTTTTCAATAGCAGGTGGCTTAAAATATATCTATGCACACAGAAAACTGGATGGAGAAGCTGAATACGGCTACAATTCCGCTGTAGGAAATGCAATTGGACTTAGCAGAAATCATCTGTCTATGAATTCAAGACGTGATGCGGACGGGTTTGGTGGAATCATCGGTTTAGATTACAAGCCTACTGACACGTTAAACTTTGCATTAAAATACGAAACGCCTGTAAAATTGAAATTTAAGTCAAAGGCACAGGAAAACGACAAGATGATATTCAGGGGAATGCCTCTTGGAATTTCATTTTTCTATCCTGAGTATGCAGATGGAGTACACTCAAGACGTGATTTGCCAGGAGTTCTGGCTCTAGGAGTTTCAAAAGATATAAACAAATGGACGCTTTCAGGCGGGTACACACATTATTTCAACAGAACTGCAAAAATGGATAGATTTAAGTATGACGACGGTTATGAAATAAATTTTGGAGCAGATTATAAAATTAATGAAAAGTTCACTTGGCACGCTGGATTTAACTATGCAAATACAGGTGCAAAAAAAGAATCATTCTCAGACGTCGAGTTTGCAATAAATTCCCAAATTTATGCTACAGGAATTACTTACAAGCCAACAGATGCCTCAGAATGGAAATTTGGAATTGCCCACGTAAACTATAATTCATCAAATGGAAAACGTGAAAAGACATCACTTCCAGGCATTTATATTGATAAATCAAAAGTAAAATATGATAAAAGCATAAATGTATTTACATTGGGATATACACATAAATTCTAG